The Candidatus Nitronereus thalassa genome includes the window GGAGAAACGAATGGCCAAGAAACTCACAGAGGGGCTCGTCCGCGGGTTGCCGTTCGGCGGGAAGGCCGTCCGCGACACGGAGGTCAAGGGGTTGATGGTGCTCTGCCACAAGCGCTCCAAGTCCTACGCGGTCCAGGGCGACATCTGGCGGAACAAGCGCAAGGTCAAGTGCATTCGGATCACTATCGGCAGGACGGACTGGGTGTCGTTGCGCGACGCCCGAAGCCGGGCTCGCGAGCTGATGGCCGCGATCTCGAGAGGCGAGGACCCCACGGCACCATTGAAGGTAAAAGCATTTACTCTCGCTGATGCGTGGGAACTCTACCGGAAGAACGGCACACTGTCGCCGAAGACGAAGAAAGAATACAGCGGACATCTCAGACGGGACTTCAAAAACTGGTTGACCATTCCCTTATCCGAATTGGGCAACGACCGCCGCATGGTCCGGGAGAAACACGAGGTGCTCACCGCCAAGAACGGGCCTTACGCCGCGAATGCGGCCTTCCGCACATTCCGGGCGCTCTACAACCGGGCGTTGCGTGAAGACCCGAGCCTCCCACCCAACCCCTCGGTGGCGATCACGTTTAACCAGGAGAGCAGACGCGACTCCTCCCTGACGCGTGAAGAGCTGTCGACATGGTTCCGTAAACTCGACGATCTCTCCCCCATCGTTCGCCACCTGCATATGGTCCTGTTATTCACGGGGCTCCGCCGATCGGAAGCCTGCACCGCGAGGTGGGAGCACTTCGACGAGCACAAGGGCACTCTCCACATTCCCAATCCCAAGGGGGGCGCGGCGCGAGCCTTCACCTTGCCGCTTAGCACCACACTGGTTGGGATTCTGAAGTATCGACGCAAGGAGAACGAGAAACTCTTCCCGGACAGCCCGTGGGTATTCCCCTCAAATTCTCGATCCGCTCACATCGAGGAACCGAAAAGACGTGGCCTCCCCAACCCGCACAGTCTCCGTCACACGTACCGCACGCTCGCGCTTGAGGCTGGCATCCCCTTTACGGAGACCTGTCTGTTGATGAACCACAAACGCAGGGACGTCTCCTACGGCTACATCACCAGGGACGCGCTCATTCAACACCTCAAAACCCAACAAGAAAAGATGTCCCAATACCTGTCCGATGCGATCCACGAAGGGAACGAACTTTTATCTTGATTTACAACACAACTGCCTCTTTAAGAATTTGGGACTTCACTTTTGCGCACAATTCCTGCATCTGTCATCCACCTTCTGCATAAAGGGAAATCTGTGACCCAGCGACTGAAGTAACCTTGGGAGAACTAACGTATCGAAAACTTTTGATTCTTCACCTGGCAGAATGAATGGCTGGAAGATTTAATGAATGAATGTGTATCGATCGAATACAGAAGTGTATCCAAATTGGTCATTCGCGAAAGCTAGGGAAAGGTCTGAATTTAATAAGCAAAATACACGCCTACCCTTCCCTTAGACTCTCAAAAACTGAAGAAAGGTTTTTTAAAGATTCTTTCTTGCATTCTCTAATTTATCCGCCAAATAAGCCGTTGACCTGCCTTAGATCAACAAAGGTTAGTCACTTATGATCGCCCATTAATGGTTTGAATCTCCCAAATTTCTCTTTTCCAAATTGACCGTATCTTTTTGTGCCAACAATGTATCTAATCAGATACACCATTTAATTAGGATTACACCTTCAGAGCTATGCTTGCCTTTTAAATTCATTCCTTTCCTAAGCATCGCCAAAGTTCAAATTTGATTGCCTGTGCTATTCACCTTATGGCACGGAACCTGCTTCATGTTGTCGTGAATCATTTTTTATAGATCAACTTTCAGGCCAGTGCTAAGGCCGCAGACTAAACACATTTTCCTATTTCTTAGGGAGAATTTCTTAATGACGACAACAAAACAAAGACCCAACACCCTAAATTCCATACCCTTTTCCATCACCTTCCTTGAAGAAAGAGAAATGCTTAGCTCGAAGGAATTGTCTTTATATCTAACCTATTTTCGGACCACCTATGTTCGGGCAAGTCTTTTCACCAAAGAACTTAATTTAACTTCACAACAATTTAGCAATAACCCTGAACCCTATTTGCGCAGATTCATGGATGCATTTTACTCAGACTCTCGTCCAATACTAGATTGGGTTGATCAAGACCTTGGCGAGTCTGAACTGTTCATTGCCAGCATTACCCGCGAAAGTCCTTTTAAAATTGCAGGATCGGCATCCTTGCTTCTCCTCACATTTGCCGTGGCCTTTTCAGGAGGAAAAATTAATGTGGAAATTCCAAAAGGGCAATTCGACATTGAGCTTCCATCCATAGGGAAAGGCATACAGGAATTCAGGGAAGGCATGGGATATTCTGAACCAAGACAGAATGAGACAGAAGAAGAGCTTAAATACAACCAATTATTGAAAAAGTTAATTCGAGAAGATGGTGA containing:
- a CDS encoding tyrosine-type recombinase/integrase — translated: MAKKLTEGLVRGLPFGGKAVRDTEVKGLMVLCHKRSKSYAVQGDIWRNKRKVKCIRITIGRTDWVSLRDARSRARELMAAISRGEDPTAPLKVKAFTLADAWELYRKNGTLSPKTKKEYSGHLRRDFKNWLTIPLSELGNDRRMVREKHEVLTAKNGPYAANAAFRTFRALYNRALREDPSLPPNPSVAITFNQESRRDSSLTREELSTWFRKLDDLSPIVRHLHMVLLFTGLRRSEACTARWEHFDEHKGTLHIPNPKGGAARAFTLPLSTTLVGILKYRRKENEKLFPDSPWVFPSNSRSAHIEEPKRRGLPNPHSLRHTYRTLALEAGIPFTETCLLMNHKRRDVSYGYITRDALIQHLKTQQEKMSQYLSDAIHEGNELLS